The following coding sequences are from one Saprospiraceae bacterium window:
- the ccsA gene encoding cytochrome c biogenesis protein CcsA — MYSKYYEYQYVWTHVSDELPLRFLLSGFWEGQEGSFLLWMFWNACIGSFFLKDQNRINRIVLVCIVGVQVLLCSMLLGIYLGDYRLGSNPFVLLRHMIDAPIFSDPEYVSKITGKGMNPLLQNYWMLIHPPVLFFGFAATVVPWAYSLAALTTGDFQTWVKKSLRWSLITTAILGLGILMGSAWAYEALSFGGYWAWDPVENMSLVPWILLLAGVHTHFIVQNTRRGFHSLFTYYILSFLLVLYSTYLTRSGILGESSAHAFTQMGLEYQLVFFLASLAILSISIFFRKYKTIPQIKDEEKLLSREFWLFVAALVLLFSAGLIGFTTSIPVYNKIVNQLSTVLDFNAMKYLKNGPIDPIDHHNRFQLWIAVCICLTSSLALLIPYYTFLTTERIKTTYRIFIVTGIISMSIGGAILYYFPKYTFSNFVLMSSAIGMILMTLLYFHQNKHLWNKKLSTTVSHIGFGVFIMGVLISGVYKQYITLSQNISLIENENAESKKHFMLQFGKPSKTESYELNYLAEKTEKPFTTYLISVKDYNVQGQIKDSFILKPSVQRDYKNNKIVAYIPYVKHQFSHDIFVHVAQSNESQAPQKALDELRLDLRVGRITGSLRLDSFCYQSRQLDTSSLFVTEPHYLFYLHNENQLDPGKLPKSDIILEDKQAVGKNQDPEYQNTAIRSHDSTQFFLQSYRKRKQSFKLSQGQHIQLVGLGDISLGNIKHFIKKAINDNNLPEIIHIMTEVNIKGTEINTVLKPVYLISNQIPYFWHDISKNGEIKLSLTGVDPLRKIYKFEIEYNTSQDIPPLLPILFNQENSSRKFLILQMIHFPGIILVWLGGMMMVAGLITAAMRKNG, encoded by the coding sequence ATGTACAGCAAATATTACGAATATCAATACGTATGGACGCATGTTTCAGATGAATTACCACTCAGATTTTTACTATCGGGCTTTTGGGAAGGTCAGGAAGGGAGTTTTTTACTTTGGATGTTTTGGAATGCTTGTATTGGATCATTCTTTTTAAAGGATCAAAATCGGATCAACAGGATCGTGCTGGTCTGTATAGTCGGAGTGCAGGTATTACTATGCAGTATGCTTTTGGGTATTTACCTGGGAGATTATAGGCTTGGAAGTAACCCTTTTGTATTGCTGAGACATATGATCGATGCTCCTATTTTTTCGGATCCCGAATATGTCTCCAAAATAACAGGAAAAGGAATGAATCCTCTTTTGCAAAATTACTGGATGCTCATCCATCCACCAGTTTTGTTTTTTGGCTTTGCTGCCACTGTTGTTCCCTGGGCTTACTCACTAGCTGCATTGACTACCGGAGATTTTCAGACATGGGTCAAGAAAAGTTTGAGATGGAGTTTGATCACAACGGCAATTTTGGGACTAGGTATATTAATGGGTTCCGCTTGGGCTTATGAGGCATTAAGTTTTGGAGGGTATTGGGCATGGGACCCAGTCGAGAACATGAGTCTAGTACCATGGATACTTTTGTTAGCCGGCGTGCACACTCATTTTATTGTCCAAAACACAAGACGTGGTTTCCATTCACTTTTTACATATTATATTTTAAGCTTTTTACTTGTCCTATACTCTACTTATTTGACCAGAAGCGGGATATTGGGAGAGAGCTCTGCGCACGCTTTTACTCAAATGGGGTTGGAATACCAACTTGTTTTTTTTCTGGCTTCACTTGCGATTTTGTCCATATCTATTTTTTTTAGAAAATATAAAACCATTCCACAAATTAAAGATGAAGAAAAATTGCTATCAAGGGAATTTTGGTTATTTGTTGCTGCTCTGGTTTTATTATTTAGCGCCGGATTGATCGGATTTACCACTTCAATCCCCGTTTACAATAAAATTGTAAATCAGTTATCTACTGTATTGGATTTCAATGCAATGAAATATTTGAAAAACGGCCCCATTGACCCTATCGATCACCACAATCGATTTCAGTTATGGATAGCAGTTTGCATCTGCCTGACTTCAAGCCTCGCATTACTAATACCCTATTATACTTTCCTGACTACAGAGCGGATCAAAACAACTTATAGAATATTCATTGTGACAGGGATCATCAGCATGAGCATAGGTGGTGCCATATTATATTATTTTCCAAAATATACGTTTAGCAATTTCGTATTAATGTCTTCAGCTATTGGTATGATACTGATGACATTACTATATTTTCACCAAAACAAACATTTATGGAATAAAAAACTTTCAACAACTGTTTCACATATTGGCTTTGGGGTTTTTATCATGGGAGTACTCATTAGTGGAGTATATAAGCAGTACATTACACTTTCTCAGAATATTTCACTCATTGAAAATGAAAATGCAGAAAGTAAAAAACATTTTATGCTACAATTTGGGAAACCTTCTAAAACTGAATCGTATGAATTAAATTATCTCGCCGAAAAAACGGAAAAGCCTTTCACCACTTATTTAATTTCGGTTAAAGACTATAATGTTCAAGGGCAAATTAAAGATAGCTTTATTTTAAAACCTTCAGTACAAAGGGACTACAAGAACAATAAAATTGTGGCATATATCCCATATGTCAAACATCAATTCAGCCATGATATTTTTGTTCATGTTGCTCAATCAAATGAATCCCAGGCGCCACAAAAAGCGCTCGATGAATTGAGGCTTGATTTGAGAGTAGGAAGGATAACAGGCTCACTTCGTTTAGATAGTTTCTGCTATCAAAGTAGGCAGTTAGATACTTCGAGTTTATTCGTTACAGAACCCCACTACTTATTTTATCTCCATAATGAAAATCAGCTTGATCCAGGTAAATTACCTAAATCTGATATCATACTGGAAGACAAGCAAGCAGTTGGAAAAAATCAGGATCCGGAATATCAAAACACCGCCATCCGGTCTCATGACAGCACACAGTTTTTTTTACAATCATACAGGAAAAGAAAACAGAGCTTTAAGTTGTCTCAAGGCCAACACATTCAACTTGTGGGATTAGGTGATATCAGCTTAGGGAATATCAAACACTTTATCAAAAAAGCTATAAATGACAACAATCTACCAGAAATAATTCACATCATGACTGAAGTAAATATTAAAGGTACAGAGATAAATACTGTCTTAAAACCCGTTTACCTCATTTCAAATCAGATCCCTTATTTCTGGCATGACATCAGTAAGAATGGTGAAATAAAATTGAGTTTGACAGGTGTAGATCCACTAAGGAAGATATATAAATTTGAAATCGAATACAATACTTCACAGGATATTCCTCCCCTGCTTCCCATTTTATTTAATCAGGAAAATTCAAGCAGAAAATTTCTCATTCTGCAAATGATCCATTTTCCAGGTATAATATTGGTATGGTTAGGTGGCATGATGATGGTAGCCGGATTGATTACTGCTGCAATGCGTAAAAATGGATAA
- a CDS encoding ATP-binding cassette domain-containing protein produces the protein MSSVSLFAANLLLESPRSHQIQVPALEVPVGSWVEIIASNAEGKTMIMNAFTGYLAFKQGQLKVLDFGMNPISAIDLSTLRRKIAYIRPFPDLVTDKTVRVNLSLALSAANRVLDADMEQLILQSLSMFGIEDLNKVIISQLSSSEQLLVQLARALIVKPKIIFIDNCLTILDATKRRFVMDVLSSIRSKERCTIILSGFEPTVPEEENALKYQIVRRSLIPME, from the coding sequence ATGTCATCTGTTTCATTATTTGCTGCAAACCTTCTTTTAGAATCACCTAGATCACACCAAATTCAGGTACCGGCGCTGGAAGTTCCAGTCGGATCCTGGGTAGAGATCATAGCAAGTAATGCAGAGGGGAAGACGATGATTATGAATGCCTTTACAGGATATCTGGCATTCAAACAAGGTCAGCTAAAGGTTTTAGATTTTGGGATGAATCCAATTTCTGCTATTGATCTTAGTACGTTGCGACGTAAAATAGCCTATATAAGACCTTTTCCTGATCTGGTCACGGACAAAACTGTGAGAGTAAATCTTTCATTGGCACTCTCCGCCGCCAACCGAGTCCTGGACGCAGATATGGAGCAACTTATATTACAAAGTCTCTCAATGTTCGGTATTGAAGACTTGAATAAAGTCATCATCAGTCAACTTTCCAGTTCTGAGCAATTATTGGTTCAACTTGCCAGAGCATTAATTGTGAAGCCGAAGATCATTTTTATTGACAACTGTCTTACAATTTTGGACGCCACCAAACGACGCTTTGTGATGGACGTTTTGTCTTCAATTCGCTCCAAAGAAAGATGTACAATTATCCTGAGCGGCTTTGAGCCTACAGTGCCTGAGGAAGAAAATGCACTGAAATACCAGATAGTTAGAAGATCTTTGATTCCGATGGAGTGA
- a CDS encoding cytochrome C oxidase subunit IV family protein: protein MAGHLSYEASKKVVFKGLILLGIVTLVEVFIALLGKGYIVHGFHLPKLIMYTAMIFLSLYKAYFIIYEFMHMRYEVPGLVRSVLFPTVLLIWAAIAFFQEGNTWRKYKARVHDREVILPKTEADHAPSHAPEVKETNHPEMKVEPEGKPVEEVQQH from the coding sequence ATGGCAGGTCATCTATCATACGAAGCAAGTAAAAAGGTTGTATTCAAAGGACTAATATTATTGGGTATCGTTACACTAGTTGAAGTGTTTATCGCACTACTCGGTAAAGGATACATTGTACATGGTTTCCATTTGCCTAAGCTCATCATGTATACTGCTATGATTTTCTTGAGCTTGTACAAAGCTTACTTTATCATTTATGAATTCATGCATATGCGTTATGAAGTACCAGGTCTAGTAAGGAGTGTTTTATTTCCTACAGTCCTACTGATTTGGGCAGCAATCGCATTTTTTCAAGAAGGTAATACTTGGAGAAAGTATAAGGCAAGGGTACATGATAGGGAAGTGATATTGCCTAAGACAGAAGCAGATCATGCTCCTTCTCATGCACCGGAAGTGAAAGAAACCAATCATCCGGAGATGAAAGTAGAACCTGAAGGCAAGCCTGTTGAAGAGGTTCAGCAACATTAA
- a CDS encoding PorT family protein, with amino-acid sequence MKKIFVLLSFVITSQTSVFSQLEIGGEIAPSFSNMNIGGDYNLINNVSHITGAKTGITLKYYSPLGLGVETGLQYHLTGFKVKQGLDFEVYNLPVSAGVTAIPRFHFLEVPALLSYRTGGNKIHGIFSAGPYVAFAVDGEIKTRANFLIDFNLGTYDLNLNNNIFNRWEIGLMAKAGFEIPIQDFKLSFFGSFQHGLNDLSDEPILDIRTRRYALGLGTGLAYVF; translated from the coding sequence ATGAAAAAAATTTTTGTTCTTTTATCATTTGTGATTACCTCCCAAACTTCGGTTTTTTCACAATTGGAAATTGGCGGTGAAATTGCTCCCTCATTTTCCAATATGAATATAGGTGGAGATTATAATTTAATCAATAATGTAAGTCACATCACAGGTGCTAAAACCGGAATCACCCTGAAGTACTATTCTCCATTAGGTTTAGGTGTTGAAACGGGATTGCAGTATCATCTTACCGGATTTAAGGTGAAACAAGGTCTGGATTTTGAAGTGTATAATTTACCTGTCTCAGCTGGAGTTACCGCCATCCCGCGTTTTCACTTTCTAGAAGTGCCGGCTTTGTTGAGTTATAGGACAGGAGGAAATAAAATCCACGGAATATTCAGTGCAGGTCCTTATGTAGCATTTGCTGTAGATGGAGAAATTAAAACGAGAGCAAATTTCTTAATAGACTTTAATCTTGGAACTTACGATCTCAATTTGAACAATAATATTTTCAACAGGTGGGAAATAGGTTTAATGGCAAAAGCTGGATTTGAAATTCCAATACAAGATTTTAAATTGAGTTTCTTTGGATCATTTCAACACGGTCTGAATGACTTATCTGACGAACCCATACTCGATATCCGTACCAGAAGGTATGCTTTGGGACTAGGAACAGGATTAGCTTACGTATTCTGA
- a CDS encoding DUF420 domain-containing protein has product MNTGRYKQLNILACIISAIVLLVIVFMRRIHIESSIDFRFLPAVYSLFNVISGSLLIGAYVAIKKKNISLHRRLMTVALITSFLFLLMYVVYHITTPETKFCREGFIRTLYFFILITHVVLAAISFPFILFTYIKGLTEMFDKHQRMARWVFPIWLYVCWSGPLCYILLFPCYQ; this is encoded by the coding sequence ATGAATACGGGGAGATACAAACAGCTCAATATTCTGGCCTGCATTATCAGTGCAATTGTGTTGCTTGTAATTGTATTTATGCGCAGAATTCATATCGAAAGTTCAATCGATTTTAGATTTTTACCTGCAGTATATTCGCTTTTCAATGTGATTAGTGGAAGCTTGCTGATTGGCGCCTATGTCGCAATAAAAAAGAAAAACATTAGCCTTCACAGGAGATTGATGACAGTGGCTTTGATAACTTCATTCTTGTTTCTGTTAATGTATGTAGTTTACCATATAACCACACCTGAAACAAAATTTTGTAGGGAGGGATTTATAAGAACATTATATTTTTTTATACTCATCACACATGTTGTGCTTGCTGCAATTTCTTTTCCTTTTATTTTGTTTACTTATATTAAAGGTCTTACTGAGATGTTTGATAAACATCAGAGGATGGCCCGATGGGTTTTCCCGATTTGGCTATATGTTTGTTGGAGTGGACCTTTATGTTATATTCTTCTATTTCCATGCTATCAATAA
- a CDS encoding DUF2520 domain-containing protein, protein MDNKAGFKYCLVGSGNVATQLGTVLFSQGNLAIEIISRNSTTGKNLAAAVQANYISQVSEASLDAEIIFVCVQDDEIADVMKSIQSRIISSQILVHTSGSRGLEVYDPISANTGVFYPLQTFSKHNLVKWNKIPVFTQFIDDTPKELLLLIDRLKCRHHIISDDNRMAIHTAAVFANNFTNFNLVIAHRILTANHLPFDILKPLVDQSLSTAFLTEPGLNQTGPAKRKDNETISKHINYLIQNFPEFEQLYEDYSRLIKLTFDKK, encoded by the coding sequence ATGGATAATAAAGCAGGATTTAAATATTGCCTTGTTGGGTCAGGAAATGTTGCTACTCAGCTTGGGACTGTATTATTTTCTCAAGGTAATCTTGCAATTGAAATTATTTCAAGAAATTCAACCACCGGCAAAAATCTGGCAGCAGCTGTTCAAGCAAATTATATTTCTCAAGTTTCAGAGGCAAGTTTGGATGCTGAAATCATCTTTGTATGTGTCCAAGACGACGAGATAGCTGATGTGATGAAAAGCATTCAATCTAGAATAATTTCATCTCAAATCCTTGTTCATACTTCCGGCTCGAGAGGACTTGAAGTATATGACCCAATTTCTGCAAATACAGGTGTTTTTTATCCTCTGCAGACGTTTTCAAAACATAATTTGGTTAAATGGAATAAAATACCGGTGTTTACACAGTTCATTGACGATACCCCTAAAGAATTGTTGTTGCTCATTGACAGATTAAAATGCAGGCATCATATAATTTCCGATGATAATAGAATGGCGATTCATACTGCAGCGGTTTTTGCAAATAATTTTACCAATTTCAATCTAGTAATCGCCCATAGAATTTTAACTGCAAATCATTTGCCGTTTGATATATTGAAGCCTCTTGTGGATCAAAGTTTATCAACCGCTTTTTTAACTGAACCCGGATTGAACCAGACCGGGCCTGCAAAAAGGAAGGACAATGAAACCATTTCAAAACATATCAATTATTTAATCCAGAATTTTCCGGAATTTGAACAACTTTATGAGGATTACTCACGTTTAATCAAGCTTACTTTTGACAAAAAATAG
- a CDS encoding cytochrome c oxidase subunit 3 translates to MATDHSLQTHDHSSDAQLWNGAKEPFKASYGKLMMWYFLLSDAFTFAGFLITYGTLRFSSPTWPVPDFVFSSLPGGIQHKPLIFVTIMTFVLILSSVTMVRAVQEGHRENRKGVVFWMLLTIVGGLAFLGCQAWEWTTLIKGEHMSITRNPFGTHIESGTYLEGDGHDIKEGDTFHAGQSFLIHKHDGHWAPLKYKTEAGDVKEQQFGPKAFGALFFFITGFHGFHVFSGVVFLLIIMLNVWSGIYIKRRNKNEMVEKIGLYWHFVDLVWVFVFLVFYLL, encoded by the coding sequence ATGGCAACAGATCATTCATTACAGACCCACGATCATTCATCAGACGCGCAGCTCTGGAATGGAGCCAAAGAGCCATTTAAGGCGAGTTATGGTAAATTGATGATGTGGTATTTCTTATTGTCCGATGCATTTACGTTTGCAGGTTTTCTGATAACGTATGGGACATTGAGATTTAGCAGCCCTACTTGGCCGGTACCTGATTTTGTTTTTTCTTCCCTACCGGGAGGCATACAACACAAGCCTTTGATCTTTGTAACGATTATGACATTTGTCTTAATCTTAAGCTCAGTGACTATGGTTAGAGCTGTGCAGGAAGGCCACCGCGAAAATAGAAAAGGTGTCGTATTCTGGATGTTGCTGACTATAGTCGGTGGACTTGCATTCCTTGGATGCCAAGCATGGGAATGGACTACCTTAATCAAAGGTGAACATATGTCGATTACCAGAAACCCATTTGGTACGCATATCGAAAGTGGAACGTATCTGGAAGGCGATGGCCATGATATCAAAGAAGGAGATACCTTTCATGCTGGCCAATCTTTCTTAATACATAAACACGATGGACATTGGGCGCCATTGAAGTACAAAACAGAAGCCGGAGATGTGAAAGAACAGCAGTTTGGCCCTAAAGCTTTTGGTGCTTTGTTCTTTTTTATTACTGGATTTCACGGTTTTCACGTATTCAGTGGGGTGGTATTTTTATTGATTATCATGTTAAATGTCTGGAGTGGAATTTATATCAAAAGACGCAATAAAAATGAAATGGTCGAAAAAATAGGCCTTTACTGGCATTTCGTCGACTTAGTTTGGGTATTTGTATTCTTAGTTTTTTATCTACTTTAA
- a CDS encoding cytochrome c maturation protein CcmE, which translates to MQKTWIIAIVMICAAIALLVNASADLTKYAGFEDAKKDQNIVKIAGTLRKDKEMNYDPEINPNLFSFYLKDVNGVTEKVNLHAAKPQDFELSEQVVVTGKFENEAFEANEILLKCPSKYNDEEKMIKALSK; encoded by the coding sequence ATGCAAAAAACCTGGATTATAGCTATAGTAATGATTTGTGCAGCCATCGCGCTCTTGGTAAATGCTTCAGCGGATCTCACGAAATATGCGGGATTTGAAGATGCCAAAAAGGATCAAAATATTGTAAAAATTGCAGGGACATTGCGCAAGGATAAAGAGATGAACTACGATCCCGAAATAAATCCAAATCTCTTCAGCTTTTATCTCAAGGATGTCAATGGAGTCACCGAAAAAGTCAACTTGCATGCTGCAAAACCTCAGGATTTTGAACTTTCAGAACAGGTAGTTGTAACCGGAAAGTTTGAAAACGAAGCGTTTGAAGCAAATGAAATATTGTTGAAATGTCCTTCCAAATACAATGATGAAGAAAAAATGATCAAAGCTTTATCAAAATGA
- a CDS encoding NAD-dependent deacylase, with protein sequence MRIAVLTGAGISAESGLSTFRDAGGLWEGHDIYEVASIDGYKRNPQLVLEFYNMRRKQLKEVTPNAAHYSLAALESKHHVKIITQNVDDLHERAGSKSVIHLHGELFKVRSSLNPSLIYDWFDDLSQENKCELGSPLRPHIVWFGEEVPLIPLAAEIVANCELLLVIGTSLLVYPAASLIHYTDCPIIYIDQNPASISSIPESKLKVYASKATTGLASCIEDLRL encoded by the coding sequence ATGAGAATTGCTGTTCTGACCGGTGCCGGAATCAGTGCGGAAAGTGGGCTTTCGACGTTTAGAGATGCCGGAGGATTGTGGGAAGGTCATGATATTTATGAAGTTGCCAGCATAGATGGTTATAAGCGTAATCCACAACTTGTTTTGGAATTCTACAATATGCGCAGAAAACAGCTCAAAGAGGTAACACCCAATGCGGCACATTACAGTCTTGCTGCATTAGAATCAAAGCATCATGTCAAAATCATCACACAAAACGTCGACGATCTTCATGAAAGAGCTGGTTCAAAATCAGTAATCCATCTCCATGGTGAATTATTCAAAGTACGCAGTTCATTAAATCCCAGTTTGATTTATGATTGGTTTGACGACCTAAGCCAAGAAAATAAATGTGAATTGGGCAGTCCCCTTAGGCCACATATTGTCTGGTTTGGTGAGGAGGTTCCATTGATTCCATTAGCTGCTGAAATAGTGGCCAACTGTGAGTTGTTACTCGTGATCGGCACATCACTACTGGTATATCCCGCAGCATCATTAATTCACTATACAGATTGTCCAATCATTTACATTGATCAAAATCCTGCTTCGATCAGTAGCATTCCTGAATCTAAATTAAAGGTTTATGCTTCTAAAGCTACAACGGGGCTTGCAAGCTGTATCGAGGATTTACGGCTCTAG
- a CDS encoding protoheme IX farnesyltransferase gives MVVFSSMLSYVILSGGNFSWENFMLLSIGGMFVTFGANALNQVLERDFDRLMERTKLRPLPDSRMNVSFAVLISGLFCLLGIASLGLINPLASLLGMLSFVMYTFVYTPLKRYSTLAVPVGAIPGALPVLIGAVAAQGTITVEALCLFAIQYLWQFPHFWAIAWLGHDDYTKAGFKLIADIDGKPDPLFGIYSAIYTSISLLICIYMFVHYDYNPLIAVGLISSVLAYVYFSIRLYTDNNRHAARALMFCSILYLPCMLILFTIQSMIG, from the coding sequence ATGGTTGTTTTTTCATCCATGCTTTCATATGTGATATTGTCCGGAGGCAATTTTAGTTGGGAAAATTTTATGCTGCTTTCTATAGGTGGGATGTTTGTTACATTTGGAGCAAATGCACTGAATCAGGTGTTGGAAAGAGATTTTGATCGTCTTATGGAAAGGACAAAACTGAGACCTTTGCCGGATAGCAGGATGAATGTTTCATTTGCTGTTTTGATCAGTGGTTTATTTTGTTTGTTAGGCATAGCCAGTCTAGGATTGATAAATCCTTTAGCATCTTTGCTTGGTATGCTTTCTTTTGTAATGTACACATTTGTGTACACGCCACTCAAAAGATATTCTACGTTAGCCGTACCTGTCGGAGCAATACCAGGGGCATTACCTGTATTAATCGGTGCAGTAGCTGCTCAAGGGACAATCACTGTTGAAGCTTTGTGCTTGTTTGCGATTCAATATTTATGGCAGTTTCCTCATTTCTGGGCTATTGCATGGCTTGGACATGATGACTATACCAAAGCCGGGTTTAAACTTATTGCGGATATTGATGGCAAACCGGATCCTTTATTTGGAATTTATTCAGCAATATATACCAGCATAAGTTTGTTGATATGCATATATATGTTTGTCCATTACGATTATAATCCTCTCATTGCAGTTGGATTAATTTCCTCGGTGCTGGCTTATGTATATTTCAGTATAAGATTATATACGGACAATAATAGACATGCAGCTAGAGCATTAATGTTTTGTAGTATATTGTATTTGCCCTGTATGCTTATTTTGTTCACTATTCAATCCATGATTGGCTGA
- a CDS encoding cytochrome c oxidase subunit 3, translating to MYGILPKEGAEGRYFALKFALWAGMVSISMMFGAFTSAYLVRKPAGNWYEFKLPTAFLFSTIVLLISSLCLEWAYRSFKNGNEKPYKAGIFLSLVTGVIFIALQVLGWKSMFAQGIAINLNVSGSFLYVISGFHALHVLGGIAALLVSSLFAFSMPFLNSARRILRLDLVRQYWHFVDVLWIYLMLFLILQ from the coding sequence ATGTATGGCATATTACCAAAGGAAGGAGCTGAAGGCAGATACTTTGCCTTGAAGTTTGCACTCTGGGCAGGAATGGTTTCTATCAGTATGATGTTTGGTGCTTTTACGAGCGCATACCTTGTAAGAAAACCTGCAGGAAATTGGTATGAATTCAAACTTCCCACAGCATTTTTATTCAGCACAATAGTTTTGTTGATTTCATCATTATGCCTTGAGTGGGCTTATCGATCTTTCAAAAATGGTAACGAAAAACCCTACAAGGCAGGGATTTTCCTTTCTTTGGTGACCGGAGTGATTTTTATTGCTTTGCAAGTGCTGGGATGGAAATCTATGTTTGCACAAGGGATTGCGATCAACTTGAATGTTTCAGGTTCGTTTTTGTATGTGATTTCCGGATTTCATGCACTGCATGTTTTAGGTGGAATAGCTGCTTTATTAGTATCGAGTTTATTCGCATTTTCAATGCCTTTTTTGAATTCTGCAAGGCGAATTTTAAGACTTGATCTGGTAAGACAGTATTGGCATTTTGTTGATGTGCTTTGGATTTACCTGATGTTATTTTTAATTTTACAATAG